The Microbacterium sp. LWO12-1.2 genome includes a window with the following:
- a CDS encoding polyprenyl synthetase family protein has protein sequence MTSSRVAPGSRLASRLGFSDRVFIGPAARRIAQSIEDGLELVETGLAEDVRVADPLADAASRYLYEAGGKRIRPVLTLLAAQLGDGNTEAVIDVAKALEITHLGSLYHDDVMDGADRRRGVPAAHAVWGNNIAILTGDILFSRASQLMSRLGERAIRLQADTFERLVLGQMHETLGAQPDDDPIEFYIQVLADKTGSLIAAATQGGVIFSNAPAEYEEPLRVYGEKIGVAFQLLDDVIDLSAKPEDTGKVPGTDLRAGVPTMPYLLLKAEPDAASVELAARIDDGVARIAEGADPAILDGPLTELRDHAGTQKTLALAHTWTQDAIDALAPLPRGTVRDALTRFAETLVERSS, from the coding sequence GTGACTTCGAGCCGCGTTGCCCCGGGTTCGCGACTGGCGAGCCGTCTCGGTTTCAGCGACCGTGTCTTCATCGGTCCTGCCGCACGGCGAATCGCCCAGTCCATCGAAGACGGACTGGAGCTCGTCGAGACAGGACTGGCGGAAGACGTCCGCGTCGCCGATCCGCTCGCCGACGCTGCCAGCCGCTATCTCTACGAGGCCGGGGGCAAGCGCATCCGACCGGTGCTCACGCTTCTCGCCGCGCAGCTCGGCGACGGCAACACCGAGGCCGTGATCGATGTCGCCAAGGCGCTGGAGATCACGCATCTCGGCTCGCTGTACCACGATGATGTGATGGACGGTGCGGACCGCCGTCGTGGCGTTCCCGCCGCGCATGCGGTGTGGGGCAACAACATCGCCATCCTCACGGGAGACATCCTGTTCTCTCGCGCGAGCCAGCTCATGTCGCGTCTCGGCGAGCGGGCGATCCGCCTGCAGGCCGACACCTTCGAACGCCTGGTGCTCGGCCAGATGCACGAGACCCTCGGGGCGCAGCCGGATGACGACCCGATCGAGTTCTACATCCAGGTGCTGGCCGACAAGACCGGTTCGCTGATCGCCGCTGCCACTCAGGGTGGCGTGATCTTCTCGAACGCACCCGCGGAATACGAAGAGCCGCTGCGCGTCTACGGCGAGAAGATCGGGGTCGCGTTCCAGCTCCTCGACGACGTGATCGACCTGTCGGCCAAGCCCGAGGACACGGGCAAGGTGCCGGGAACCGACCTGCGTGCCGGTGTGCCGACCATGCCCTACCTGCTGCTGAAGGCCGAGCCGGATGCCGCATCGGTCGAGCTCGCCGCACGCATCGACGACGGCGTCGCTCGCATCGCCGAGGGCGCCGATCCCGCGATCCTGGACGGGCCGCTCACCGAACTGCGCGACCACGCGGGCACGCAGAAGACGCTCGCGCTCGCGCACACCTGGACACAGGATGCGATCGACGCGCTCGCTCCGCTCCCGCGCGGCACCGTGCGCGACGCGCTCACCCGTTTCGCAGAGACCCTCGTCGAACGCTCCAGCTGA
- a CDS encoding GntR family transcriptional regulator, producing the protein MSVTESKNIGESKQLLADEVFHHIGQQIIDGVLPPQHRIRDVDVAEEFHVSRTPVREALQRLERLGLVMMYPSRYTEVTTVTGEIIDQTRVFAGYQAGISARMGVPRITATQRTHLAKLVDDMHIALEADEGTTESRWAVFSYLSDHSGNTQHVSLMHDAEVAVFRNLRDWRVPRADHERMHTTYASFRAAILRGDADEAEGLSRAMYYV; encoded by the coding sequence ATGAGCGTCACGGAATCCAAGAACATCGGCGAGAGCAAGCAGCTGTTGGCTGACGAGGTCTTCCACCACATCGGGCAGCAGATCATCGACGGTGTGCTGCCGCCGCAGCATCGGATCCGCGACGTCGATGTCGCCGAGGAGTTCCATGTGTCGCGCACACCGGTGCGCGAGGCACTGCAGCGCCTCGAGCGGCTCGGCCTCGTCATGATGTACCCCAGCAGATACACCGAGGTCACGACGGTGACAGGGGAGATCATCGACCAGACCCGCGTGTTCGCGGGCTATCAGGCCGGGATCTCAGCCCGGATGGGTGTTCCTCGGATCACGGCGACGCAGCGAACGCACCTCGCGAAGCTCGTCGACGACATGCACATCGCGCTGGAGGCCGACGAAGGCACCACCGAGAGCAGATGGGCGGTGTTCTCGTATCTGAGCGACCACAGCGGCAACACGCAACACGTATCCCTGATGCACGATGCCGAGGTCGCCGTGTTCCGCAACCTGCGCGACTGGCGGGTACCCCGCGCCGATCACGAACGCATGCACACGACGTATGCGAGCTTCCGCGCGGCCATCCTGCGCGGCGATGCCGACGAGGCCGAGGGCCTCTCCCGAGCGATGTACTACGTGTGA
- the malF gene encoding maltose ABC transporter permease MalF, protein MTDTVEPTAPPTKRQRQAAKIAEAASGPIGWLLLKILLLAVVDAIAVYAAFVLYMHQEWLILALVVAVTVFVNYIYFSRRRVPAKYLTPGIIFLVVFQVFTLLYTGYIGFTNYGTGHNGSKEQAISSLLASSQERVEDSPTYPVTVVEQFGTYGLLVTDPDSGDALLGTAEQPLQQVQAEFEGGKAVAVDGWTTLPLATVFTLSEQLENLAVPFSDDPNDGSLRAPDGQSGYLYVSTLDFDAEADAITDTRTGTVYTDTGAGAFTSEDGEQLLPGWQVTVGFDNFVRAVTDETIRGPLISVTIWTFVFAIISVATTFFLGLLLALVFNNTRMRFRNGYRIILILPYAFPAFLSALVWAGMMNESFGFINQVIFGGADISWLTDPTLAKVSILIVNLWLGFPYMFLVCMGALQGIPEDVNEAAVMDGANPWQVFRRIKLPLLLVTVAPLLISSFAFNFNNFNLIYMLTNGGPRFSDVSIPVGHTDILISMVYKVAFTGQTRDYGLASAFTILIFIVVATISIISFRKTKALEELN, encoded by the coding sequence ATGACAGACACCGTCGAGCCCACGGCTCCTCCGACCAAGCGCCAGCGACAGGCCGCGAAGATCGCCGAAGCGGCGTCAGGCCCGATCGGCTGGCTGCTGCTGAAGATCCTGCTGCTGGCCGTCGTCGACGCCATCGCGGTCTACGCGGCGTTCGTGCTGTACATGCACCAGGAGTGGCTGATCCTCGCCCTGGTGGTCGCGGTCACGGTCTTCGTCAACTACATCTACTTCTCCCGCCGGCGCGTGCCGGCGAAGTACCTCACGCCGGGCATCATCTTCCTGGTCGTGTTCCAGGTCTTCACCCTGCTGTACACGGGGTACATCGGCTTCACGAACTACGGGACGGGACACAACGGGTCCAAGGAGCAGGCCATCTCCTCGCTGCTGGCGTCTTCGCAGGAGCGCGTGGAGGATTCCCCGACCTACCCGGTGACGGTCGTCGAGCAGTTCGGCACTTACGGGCTGCTGGTGACCGATCCTGATTCCGGCGATGCGCTGCTGGGGACAGCCGAGCAGCCGCTGCAGCAGGTGCAGGCCGAGTTCGAGGGCGGCAAGGCGGTCGCGGTCGACGGCTGGACGACGCTCCCGCTCGCCACGGTCTTCACGCTCTCCGAGCAGCTCGAGAACCTCGCCGTGCCGTTCAGCGACGACCCCAACGACGGCAGCCTCCGCGCGCCGGACGGGCAGAGCGGATACCTGTACGTCTCGACGCTCGATTTCGATGCCGAAGCGGATGCGATCACCGACACCCGCACCGGAACGGTCTACACCGACACCGGCGCCGGTGCCTTCACGTCTGAAGACGGCGAGCAGCTCCTGCCCGGCTGGCAGGTCACGGTCGGCTTCGACAACTTCGTGCGCGCCGTGACCGATGAGACCATCCGCGGACCGCTGATCTCGGTGACGATCTGGACGTTCGTGTTCGCGATCATCTCGGTCGCGACCACGTTCTTCCTCGGTCTGCTCCTTGCCCTGGTGTTCAACAACACCCGGATGCGATTCCGCAACGGCTACCGGATCATCCTGATCCTCCCGTACGCGTTCCCGGCCTTCCTCTCCGCGCTGGTCTGGGCAGGAATGATGAATGAGAGCTTCGGATTCATCAACCAGGTCATCTTCGGGGGAGCGGACATCTCGTGGCTCACCGACCCCACGCTCGCGAAGGTCTCGATCCTCATCGTGAACCTGTGGCTCGGGTTCCCCTACATGTTCCTGGTCTGCATGGGAGCGCTGCAGGGCATCCCCGAGGACGTGAACGAGGCGGCCGTGATGGACGGTGCGAACCCCTGGCAGGTGTTCCGACGGATCAAGCTGCCCCTGCTGCTGGTGACGGTCGCGCCGCTGCTGATCTCGTCGTTCGCGTTCAACTTCAACAACTTCAACCTGATCTACATGCTGACCAACGGAGGCCCTCGCTTCAGCGATGTGTCGATCCCGGTCGGGCACACCGACATCCTGATCTCGATGGTCTACAAGGTGGCCTTCACCGGGCAGACGCGTGACTACGGTCTCGCCTCCGCGTTCACGATCCTGATCTTCATCGTGGTGGCGACGATCTCGATCATCAGCTTCCGCAAGACAAAGGCCCTCGAGGAGCTGAACTGA
- a CDS encoding alpha/beta hydrolase, protein MVDWTPDVLGDEFEQLTLDLGEDDQGPVVATLVRALPTPKSWWERVTGVPRPLENVDVLYVHGWSDYFFQKRLARFWTSRGARFFALDLRKYGRSLREGQTPGYITDLRTYDEDIAAALDGMGRGEEGEASTRKLVLFGHSTGGLTLSLWASRHPDAADAVILNSPWLEFQFASVRSAIAPMVELTARLRPLEVAPQVDLGFYTRAQQEVVDPDDPMEVNLAWRPVQSMAVYAGWLSAILSGHNTVAAGLSISAPVCVLLSARSATPTRWSDDLTRTDSVLVVDDIARASLKLGSTVTVQRIDGALHDVFLSRHEAREDAYRRLGAWTTGWRATW, encoded by the coding sequence ATGGTCGATTGGACTCCGGATGTGCTCGGCGACGAGTTCGAGCAGCTGACGCTCGACCTCGGAGAAGACGATCAGGGCCCGGTGGTCGCGACGCTCGTGCGGGCGCTGCCGACGCCGAAGAGCTGGTGGGAGCGTGTCACGGGTGTCCCGCGTCCGCTCGAGAACGTCGATGTGCTGTACGTGCACGGGTGGTCGGACTACTTCTTCCAGAAGCGGTTGGCGCGCTTCTGGACGTCGCGCGGTGCGCGGTTCTTCGCCCTCGATCTGCGCAAGTACGGACGCAGCCTGCGTGAGGGGCAGACTCCGGGGTACATCACCGACCTCCGCACCTACGACGAGGACATCGCCGCGGCGCTCGACGGCATGGGGCGGGGCGAGGAGGGCGAGGCATCGACGCGGAAGCTCGTGCTCTTCGGCCATTCGACCGGGGGATTGACGCTGAGCCTGTGGGCGTCGCGGCATCCGGATGCGGCGGACGCCGTGATCCTGAACAGCCCGTGGCTCGAGTTCCAGTTCGCATCGGTGCGCTCGGCGATCGCGCCGATGGTCGAGCTCACGGCGCGGCTGCGTCCGCTGGAGGTCGCGCCCCAGGTGGACCTCGGCTTCTACACTCGGGCCCAGCAGGAGGTCGTCGATCCGGATGATCCGATGGAGGTCAACCTGGCGTGGCGTCCTGTGCAGAGCATGGCGGTGTACGCCGGATGGCTCAGTGCGATCCTCTCCGGGCACAACACGGTCGCCGCAGGACTTTCGATCTCCGCGCCGGTGTGCGTGCTGCTCTCCGCGCGCTCGGCGACACCCACCCGCTGGTCCGACGATCTCACGCGGACGGACTCGGTGCTCGTGGTCGACGACATCGCACGGGCGTCACTCAAGCTCGGGTCGACCGTGACCGTGCAACGTATCGACGGCGCGCTCCACGACGTCTTCCTTTCGCGGCACGAGGCGCGTGAAGACGCCTATCGGCGGCTCGGTGCCTGGACGACGGGATGGCGAGCGACCTGGTGA
- a CDS encoding sugar ABC transporter substrate-binding protein — translation MKVNKRGIVAAGAIAIVSTLSLAGCSTGTSGDDTSDSGSASTLTVWVDAERVDALQGAADSYKEKTGVKVELVGKSVDDMKDDFIQQVPTGKGPDVVMGAHDWLGELSTNGVVAPIELGDSSADYLPVALQAATYDGTVYMLPYAVENIAVLRNADLVPSAPTSFDDMVSKGTFVVEQGAEGNPYHLYPFQTAFGAPVFGTDESGSYDSSDLQLGSEGGFAFADWLAAQGAAGTLNTDIDGEIAKQQFLDGTAAFWLTGPWNVGAAEDAGINVAIDPVPSPTGETASPFAGVKGFFVSSESKNKVAANDFLVNYLGTEEVQLELFKAGNVLPALTAAADSAASDPIIAGFQAVGADAVPMPAIPAMGAVWQYWGVAEAAIINGEDPTSTWQKLVDDVTAAIK, via the coding sequence ATGAAGGTGAACAAGAGGGGCATCGTCGCCGCAGGCGCCATCGCCATCGTTTCCACTCTGTCGCTTGCCGGCTGCTCCACCGGGACCAGCGGTGACGACACCTCCGACAGCGGCAGCGCCAGCACGCTGACCGTCTGGGTCGACGCCGAGCGCGTGGATGCGCTGCAGGGCGCAGCCGACTCCTACAAGGAGAAGACCGGCGTCAAGGTCGAGCTCGTCGGCAAGTCGGTCGACGACATGAAGGATGACTTCATCCAGCAGGTTCCGACCGGCAAGGGCCCCGACGTCGTCATGGGCGCCCACGACTGGCTGGGCGAGCTCTCGACCAACGGCGTCGTGGCGCCGATCGAGCTCGGCGACAGCTCCGCGGACTACCTGCCGGTGGCACTGCAGGCCGCCACCTACGACGGCACGGTCTACATGCTTCCGTACGCGGTCGAGAACATCGCGGTCCTGCGCAACGCCGACCTCGTCCCGAGCGCACCCACGAGCTTCGACGACATGGTGTCGAAGGGCACGTTCGTGGTCGAGCAGGGCGCAGAGGGCAACCCGTACCACCTGTACCCGTTCCAGACCGCTTTCGGTGCCCCCGTCTTCGGCACCGACGAGTCCGGCAGCTACGACTCCTCCGACCTCCAGCTGGGCAGCGAGGGCGGCTTCGCCTTCGCCGACTGGCTCGCCGCGCAGGGCGCAGCGGGCACGCTGAACACCGACATCGACGGTGAGATCGCCAAGCAGCAGTTCCTCGACGGCACCGCGGCATTCTGGCTGACCGGTCCGTGGAACGTCGGAGCAGCCGAGGACGCAGGCATCAATGTCGCGATCGATCCCGTTCCGAGCCCCACGGGTGAGACGGCGTCGCCGTTCGCCGGTGTGAAGGGCTTCTTCGTCAGCTCCGAATCCAAGAACAAGGTCGCGGCGAACGACTTCCTCGTGAACTACCTCGGCACCGAAGAGGTCCAGCTCGAGCTGTTCAAGGCGGGCAACGTGCTTCCCGCCCTCACCGCGGCGGCGGACTCCGCGGCATCCGACCCGATCATCGCCGGTTTCCAGGCCGTCGGTGCCGACGCGGTGCCGATGCCCGCGATCCCGGCCATGGGTGCGGTCTGGCAGTACTGGGGCGTGGCCGAGGCCGCGATCATCAACGGCGAGGACCCGACGTCGACGTGGCAGAAGCTCGTCGACGACGTGACCGCCGCGATCAAGTAA
- a CDS encoding YajQ family cyclic di-GMP-binding protein, whose protein sequence is MADSSFDIVSKVDHQEAENALNQARKEIEQRYDFKGTGASIAWSGEQILIIANSEERAKAVLDVFQSKLIKRSISLKSLESGDPFASGKEFRIVSTIKDGISSENAKKINKIIRDEGPKGVKSQIQGDELRVQSKSRDDLQAVIALLKGSDLDVDLQFINYR, encoded by the coding sequence ATGGCTGACAGTTCCTTTGACATCGTCTCGAAAGTCGACCACCAGGAGGCGGAGAACGCCCTGAACCAGGCCCGCAAGGAGATCGAGCAGCGCTACGACTTCAAGGGCACCGGGGCATCGATCGCATGGAGCGGCGAGCAGATCCTGATCATCGCCAACTCCGAGGAGCGCGCCAAGGCAGTGCTCGACGTCTTCCAGTCGAAGCTCATCAAGCGGAGCATCTCGCTGAAGAGCCTCGAGTCGGGGGACCCCTTCGCCAGCGGCAAGGAGTTCCGGATCGTCTCGACGATCAAGGACGGCATCTCCTCCGAGAACGCGAAGAAGATCAACAAGATCATCCGCGACGAGGGCCCCAAGGGCGTGAAGAGCCAGATCCAGGGCGATGAACTGCGTGTGCAGTCCAAGAGCCGCGACGACCTCCAGGCCGTGATCGCCCTGCTCAAGGGCTCCGACCTCGACGTCGACCTGCAGTTCATCAACTACCGGTAG
- a CDS encoding FAD-dependent oxidoreductase, which yields MTKLRLAIVGAGPAGIYAADILLKAERKFDVSIDLFEQLPAPYGLVRYGVAPDHPRIKGIITALRDVLDRGDIRLFGNVRFGEDITLEDLKRHYNAVIFATGAIRDTSLDIPGIDAVASYGAADYVSWFDGHPDVPREWPLDAASVAVLGNGNVALDVARMLAKHAEDLLVTEVPANVYEGLQASEVTDVHVFGRRGPAQVKFTPLELRELGELRDVDMVVYDEDFDYDEASKDAVASNKQVMVIDRVLQSWRKRDSVNNAGGTASRRLHLHFWARPVEVRKDDAGRVAALVYERTQPDGQGGAVGTGEMREVPIQALYRAIGYFGSPLPDVPFDKKHGVIPNREGQVLAKDSNQQVPGIYATGWIKRGPVGLIGHTKSDAMETVRHIINDQGSWWHPEDPSEEAIPALLQERDVKWTDLDGWHRLDEHEIALGAPAERARVKVVPRDEMVRVSRGE from the coding sequence ATGACCAAGCTCAGACTGGCCATCGTCGGAGCAGGGCCCGCCGGCATCTACGCCGCCGACATCCTGCTGAAGGCCGAGCGCAAGTTCGACGTCTCCATCGACCTCTTCGAGCAGCTCCCCGCGCCGTACGGGCTGGTCCGCTACGGCGTCGCCCCCGACCACCCGCGCATCAAGGGCATCATCACGGCCCTCCGCGATGTGCTCGACCGGGGAGACATCCGTCTGTTCGGCAATGTGCGTTTCGGTGAGGACATCACCCTCGAAGACCTCAAGCGCCACTACAACGCGGTGATCTTCGCAACAGGCGCGATCCGCGACACCTCTCTCGACATCCCCGGAATCGACGCGGTCGCCTCCTACGGGGCTGCCGACTACGTGAGCTGGTTCGACGGCCACCCCGACGTCCCGCGCGAGTGGCCGCTGGATGCCGCCTCCGTCGCCGTCCTGGGCAACGGCAACGTCGCGCTCGACGTCGCCCGCATGCTCGCGAAGCATGCAGAGGACCTGCTCGTCACCGAGGTCCCGGCCAACGTCTACGAGGGTCTCCAGGCCAGCGAGGTGACCGACGTCCACGTGTTCGGCCGCCGCGGTCCGGCACAGGTGAAGTTCACCCCGCTCGAGCTGCGCGAGCTCGGCGAGCTGCGCGATGTCGACATGGTCGTCTACGACGAGGACTTCGATTACGACGAGGCATCGAAGGATGCCGTCGCCAGCAACAAGCAGGTCATGGTCATCGACCGTGTGCTGCAGTCGTGGCGCAAGCGCGACTCGGTCAACAATGCCGGCGGCACGGCCTCACGCCGCTTGCACCTGCACTTCTGGGCGCGCCCCGTCGAGGTCCGCAAGGATGACGCCGGTCGGGTCGCGGCACTCGTGTACGAGCGCACTCAGCCCGACGGTCAGGGCGGAGCCGTCGGCACCGGCGAGATGCGCGAGGTGCCGATCCAGGCGCTGTACCGCGCGATCGGGTACTTCGGTTCGCCGCTGCCCGACGTGCCGTTCGACAAGAAGCACGGTGTCATCCCGAACCGCGAGGGTCAGGTGCTCGCGAAGGACTCGAATCAGCAGGTCCCCGGCATCTACGCCACCGGATGGATCAAGCGCGGCCCGGTCGGACTCATCGGACACACCAAGTCCGACGCGATGGAGACCGTGCGCCACATCATCAACGACCAGGGCTCCTGGTGGCATCCGGAGGATCCCTCCGAAGAGGCGATCCCCGCGCTCCTGCAGGAGCGCGACGTCAAGTGGACCGACCTCGACGGCTGGCACCGACTCGACGAGCACGAGATCGCTCTCGGTGCGCCGGCGGAGCGCGCGCGCGTCAAGGTCGTGCCGCGCGACGAGATGGTCCGCGTCTCCCGCGGAGAGTGA